The Nostoc cf. commune SO-36 genomic sequence AATTAACTTTCTTTTTGCTCCAAAATATTGGAAGACCTAACTTTTTTACAGCACTTCCAGCTATTATGCAATACAGTTTTTATCCTTGTCCCTCTCCTGTCATAGCTTTCAGTTTTGAGGATGTACCTTATAGCTGCCGGAAGTGCTGTATATTTTGTAACGGCTGGTAATCACAACAATCAATTGCTGTTTTTGTCAAAACATTAGAAGGATTTACCGCACATTTGAGATAACTGTTTTTTGAAAAGAAATGACAATTCTGACAGGGAAAGCCATCTAAATTATTTAGCTTATTAGTCTGATCAGATAGTTTGAGTTTATGAAAAAAAACTATCCCGCCCATTATTAAAAATATAAAAGGAGCCAAAATCAGAGATGGCTCGGAAGCTATTATAGCACTTGTATCCTCTATATTAAGCTTCTCGCTATCACGCTTTTCTCTACTCAAACTTGCTCTAGATAGGTTTGCTTGACTGTTGAATAGAGGAAGATTTAATTGGGCTGGTGTATATTGTCCTAAAATTTCATTTGCTGACATATTATTTACCTCTTATCCAATTTGATTATTCCTGTTATATTAGTCCTTTAGAGAAAATTGAATATAATCGCAAATTAGTTTAGTAGCTAAACATTCCAACTGATTTATTCAATCTACAAAAAGAATGTGATCAAAAAGTGACAGTAAGGTAGTAATTTTATTTGCACTAAAATAATGCACATAACAAACTGTACGAAAAGCAGCATATGTATAATCGTTAACTGAACCGTACTGGTATATGAATACTTAAGACGAGATGAATTCCATGACTGCTATGATTCACGGGAGGATTCTTTTTATTTGGGCTTTGGCTCTAGCTTCTTTGGCATTTCAATTACTAATTGAGATTGTCTCAGTTTTAGCGGCTTTCTCGGTTTGTATGCGTTGTTTAGGTTATAGTTTAAACTGCGATTAATTTTTGACTTGATAACTGATAAGTTTCCTAATATCTTCCTGAGATAAATTAAGCAATTGAGCAGTCATGACTTCTAACATATTAACTTCAGTGACTGGCAGCACAAAATTCAACTTTTTTAGAGCATTATTAGTAGTTATAATCTCAACCAAGCTAAATCCTTGCTTTTTTTCAATTTCAGCTTTGATTGCTGTCAACTTCAGGGGAATTTTTACCTTTATTTGTTGATTAGGTTCTAATTTTTTGATTTGAGGATACAATCCTAATTTTTGTGCGATCGCTACTTCGGAAAAACTGGAGTTAGGAATTTCTAGCTCTAATTTTTTAAGCATGGAGTTTGCTGTTATAATTTTAACTTGAGTAACCTGATCTTCTTGGTCTAGATTTATATCAATTAGTGTAAAATTCAGCGCAAGTAAAACCTGTGGTAGTGTATCAGCTTGCAATTTATCTGGGCTTCTGTAAGAGAGACTTAATAATTGCTTTGTGAGAAAATCACTACCAGCCCAAAAAGCAATTCCTACAAATAGCAAAGGCAAAGTCAGTAGTAAAAGTTGTGGACGTAAATCAGGCATATTTTTTAATATATCAGTTTATAAATAATCCTAATGCCAATTCTATATGAGGCTGCGCTTTATTCATGTAGAGGCAATACCCTGCGGTAATACCATTTCATTTTAATAATGATACAAATACGTGGGTAAGGGTTTAGCACTGCTAAACCCCTACGAAAAATCTATATGTATCAAGATTTTCGTGAAATGGTATAAGCCGTTTTGCGTAAGTCCTATTAATTTTTTTTATAGTTGCGAAGCCATAGCAGGGTTTATAACTACCCATTGGCAGATATACCTTATCCTTTATGGAGAATAATCTAAAAGTTAAAATCTCAAATTAGGTAGAAGACATAGAGGTAGTTAACATATCTAATCTTAAAAGAGAGTTAATGATTTTATGGCAAAACTTGACGCTAAAAAGTTTTATGCGGATTTTACTAGTAGAAGACGATTTGGAACAGTTAGAACCATTACAAGGTATTCTGTCCGAGGCAGGATATATTGTAGATGCTGCGGAAGATGGGGAAATTGCACAATGGCTGATTTCACAAAAAGATTACGATCTATTGATTGTCGATTGGATGTTACCAACAATTAATGGGTTATCTCTGTGTCGTCAGTATCGTCTCTCTGGTAAAAATGCACCAGTATTGATGTTAACTGCTAAAGACACCACAGCCGACAAAGTTATGGGTTTAGATGCAGGAGCAGATGATTACCTAGTTAAACCTGCTGACTTGGTAGAACTCTTAGCACGAGTCCGTGCTTTGGGACGAAGAGTCCCTAATTGGCAGGGGTATAGTTTACGTATAGCAGATTTACAATTTCATTTAGCTGAATTAAGTGTAGAACGGAGTCAGGTAAAAGTAGAATTATCTCCACGTGAAGGACAGTTACTAGAATACCTGATGCGTCATCCCAATCAGGTTTTAACTCGCAACCAGATTGAAGACGCTTTGTGGGAGTACGGTATGGAACCAGAAAGCAATGCCTTAACTGTGCTAATACGCAAGTTGCGGCAGCGCTTGCAACTATTGGGTGCAGGAGACTGGATTAGAACAGTTTATGGTATGGGTTATCGCTTAAATCCACAAGAATAAAATTAGAATTAGGCAGTAAAAACTGGGAGAGTGAGAAGAATTAGAAGATTACCAATGAGTACTTATGTTTAATCGCAGCCGTCGCAATCTCGCAACTTGGTTCACGCTAACAATGGGCAGTATTTTAATTATGTTTGCGGCGGGAGTTTACTATTGGGAAGTGATAGATAAGTTGGAGGAACTAGATCGATTACTTTATAAAAAAACAAGTTTGATGGCAGCTAATGTTAAGTCGGAGATGCATAATGGTCAGCGACAGTTAAACTTAGAATATGTACCATTTTTGGGAAGTATGGTGCAACCATTGCTGGATAGTCAACTAGTGTATGCAAGTTGGTACAATGAGCAAAAGCAACTGGTACAATTTTTTGGTACGATTCCTAGCGATCGCCTTTTAATCTCAGGTGGGTTTGATACGATCAAAACTGATAGCAAAGTCTGGCTACGTCAGGTAACGTTGCCTGTTTACCAAAATGGTTTATTAATTGGTTATTTACAAGCAGCGATGCCAATGACGACTACTGAAAGCGCTTTAGCTGAATTCCGTATGGTTTTGGCTATCTCAGCGCCGATTACTCTAGCTGTGATTGCTCTCACAGGTTGGTGGTTGGGAGGACTGGCAATGCAACCAATTCGCCACAGCTACGATCATCTGCAAAGGTTTACAGCTGATGCTTCCCACGAATTGCGATCGCCTCTGACAGCTATTATTAGTAATGCTCAGTATGGCTTTTTATCTAAATCTACTGATCTGGAGATGCAACGTCAGCGTTTCCAAAAGATTTTTGAGATCGCTAAGTCAATGAGCATTCTAGTAAATAATCTGCTTTTTCTGGCACGTTATCAAGGTAAATTACCGACTGAATCATTACAAGTAATTGACTTAAATAATTTACTTGTGCAGATAACAGATGATTATGCCACTCAACCAGATGCACAACATCTTGGTTTAGTTTGTAAACTACCAAATAATAATATAACTGTGCTTGGCGATGCCGACTTGCTCCGTCAAATAATTATAAATTTACTTAATAATGCTTGTAAATATACTCCTAATGGTGGTCAAGTTAAATTGCAATTATTTACCCAATCACATTGGGCTGTAATTCAAGTTATAGATAATGGTATTGGTATTCCTGAAGCTGATTTGCCATACATTTTTGAACGATTTTATCGAGTGGATAAAAAGCGCTCTCGTCAAACCGGAGGATTTGGTTTGGGGTTAGCTATTGCCCAACAAATAGTTCAATCTCATGGTGGTAAAATTACTATTAAGAGTATATTCAAGGAAGGTACAACTTTACAAATTTATTTGCCTCTAAAGTAAAATTTTTGAAGAAGAATTCAGAAGTCAGAATTCAGAAGTCAGAATTCAGGAGTCAGAATAAATCAGTCGGGGATTCAGACCCGCGACTGAATTGTTGCACCACCAAATTGAAAATTTGGTGGGGGTCTTAAACCCGATTATTCAGACGCGACTCGAAAATACTCGCTAACGCTGCGCTATCCGCCAGTCATACAGAATTCATTCTGAATTCTGACTCCTGACTCCTGAATTCTGTTTGATACAGCGCTTCCCGCTATTATGCAATACAGTTTTTCTTATTGCCTCTCTCCTAACATAGCTTTTAGCTTTGAGGATGTACCTCATAGCTGCCGGAAGTGCTGTAAATTCTGAGGACTTACGCACTGTACAAATTAATCATGGTATGAATTCACGAAAATAGGTCGTTTCCGGCTTTGATTAATTATTCTTTGATGGTACGTACATAAACCCGCGCTATGGAGGGCACAGCACTGCTGTGCCCCTACGACATCTCTGGTTTTTCAAAGATGCATATTTTGTATTTTGTGTCAATGCGTAAGTCCTAATTCTGTTTTTCTTGTTAAAAGATAATTCAGAAGTCAAAATACAGAATGCAATAGGGAGATTTGACTTGCTAAATCATTCTCTACAGCCGTTTAGGAAAGAAAATATAACCAATGTCTAACCTCAACCTCATTTCCGAATACAAAAGCTTTGGTGGCAAACTCGGCTTTTATAGTCATCACTCCTCCACCTGTAACGGTGAAATGCGTTTTGCTATCTATCAACCGCCACAAGCAACTCAAAAACCTGTACCAATTCTCTATTTCCTCTCTGGGTTAACTTGCACCGAAGAAAATTTTATGGCAAAAGCGGGAGGAGTGCAGCGCTTGGCGGCTGAGTACGGTTTGATATTGGTTGCACCAGATACGAGTCCGCGTAATACTGGGATTGCAGGTGAGGATGATGATTGGGACTTTGGCAGTGGTGCTGGCTTTTATGTTGATGCTACAGAGCAACCGTGGCGTAAAAACTACCAAATGTATAGTTATGTCGTTCAGGAATTACCTGCTTTAATTACTGCAAACTTCCCAACCCAACCGGATAAACAAGGTATTTTCGGTCATTCAATGGGCGGACATGGGGCGCTAGTTTGTGCCTTGAGAAACCCAGAACTCTACCAATCAGTATCAGCTTTTGCACCTATCACTGCACCTATGCGTTGTCCTTGGGGTCAAAAGGCTTTCAATGGTTATCTTGGCAGTAATCAAGAAAGTTGGCGTGATTATGATGCTAGTGAATTAGTCAAAAAATTAGGATATCACAGTTCTATCCTCATTGACCAAGGAACTGCTGATAAATTTTTAGCTGAACAACAATTAATGCCTGAAGTGTTTGAGCAAGCTTGTGCAGATGTTAATCAGCCGCTAAACTTGCGTTACCAAGAAGGCTATGACCACAGTTATTATTTCATCTCTACTTTTATTGAAGATCATATTCGTCACCATGCGTTAGCGTAGCTTACCGTAGGTATCGCTTTAACGTGTCGCGGAAGTCCCCACCAACTCTTGGAGACGCTACGCGAACAATGTACTCATA encodes the following:
- a CDS encoding response regulator transcription factor; translation: MRILLVEDDLEQLEPLQGILSEAGYIVDAAEDGEIAQWLISQKDYDLLIVDWMLPTINGLSLCRQYRLSGKNAPVLMLTAKDTTADKVMGLDAGADDYLVKPADLVELLARVRALGRRVPNWQGYSLRIADLQFHLAELSVERSQVKVELSPREGQLLEYLMRHPNQVLTRNQIEDALWEYGMEPESNALTVLIRKLRQRLQLLGAGDWIRTVYGMGYRLNPQE
- the fghA gene encoding S-formylglutathione hydrolase; the encoded protein is MSNLNLISEYKSFGGKLGFYSHHSSTCNGEMRFAIYQPPQATQKPVPILYFLSGLTCTEENFMAKAGGVQRLAAEYGLILVAPDTSPRNTGIAGEDDDWDFGSGAGFYVDATEQPWRKNYQMYSYVVQELPALITANFPTQPDKQGIFGHSMGGHGALVCALRNPELYQSVSAFAPITAPMRCPWGQKAFNGYLGSNQESWRDYDASELVKKLGYHSSILIDQGTADKFLAEQQLMPEVFEQACADVNQPLNLRYQEGYDHSYYFISTFIEDHIRHHALA
- a CDS encoding sensor histidine kinase encodes the protein MFNRSRRNLATWFTLTMGSILIMFAAGVYYWEVIDKLEELDRLLYKKTSLMAANVKSEMHNGQRQLNLEYVPFLGSMVQPLLDSQLVYASWYNEQKQLVQFFGTIPSDRLLISGGFDTIKTDSKVWLRQVTLPVYQNGLLIGYLQAAMPMTTTESALAEFRMVLAISAPITLAVIALTGWWLGGLAMQPIRHSYDHLQRFTADASHELRSPLTAIISNAQYGFLSKSTDLEMQRQRFQKIFEIAKSMSILVNNLLFLARYQGKLPTESLQVIDLNNLLVQITDDYATQPDAQHLGLVCKLPNNNITVLGDADLLRQIIINLLNNACKYTPNGGQVKLQLFTQSHWAVIQVIDNGIGIPEADLPYIFERFYRVDKKRSRQTGGFGLGLAIAQQIVQSHGGKITIKSIFKEGTTLQIYLPLK